ATCCTTGGCCGATCCGCAGCCCTGGCCGGTGGACCTGGCGCCATCTGAGTTGCCGTCACCGTCGCTTAGGCCATCCGTCCTCTGCATGATCCTGACTCCTAATAATCAATTTGCGTTTGTAAGTGTATGGCTGAAAAACACAAAAGACAACTCTCGATGTTATCGCCCCAGAAACGTGGAAAGCCCCGCCACAAACGCCCGACGCAGCGGCTTGAAGCTGGTTTCGATTTCCTCGGAGGTCAATCCGATCATGGCAAATGACAAAAACCCGAACACGAATCCTGCCACGGCACAAGCCAGCCGCCTGACCTTCACAGGATCGATGCGCTTCGAGACGTAGGGTGACAGATAATTTTCAATCGCTTCGAGGTAGCGGACGTAGGGTTGTTCCAGTTCCTCCGCCGATTCCCTCTGCAGCTTTAAAAGGACCCGCCCCTGGAACAGGAGGATAAACTCCTCACTATTGTCGCCGAAAAAAGTCGAGTGTGCAACCAGTAAATGCTCCAGCGCCTCTTCCAGATCCTCCGGCTGCTGCTCCACCTGGTTCACATGCTCCAGCAGATGATCCACCGCGTTCTCGACCAGCGAGAGCATCAGGTCGTACTTGTCGCGAAAATGGCGATAAAAGGTCCCTTTGCCCAAATCCGCGCGTTCGGTGATGTCCTCGATCGCGGCGGCGTCCACGCCGACTTCGGTGAAGACCGAGAGGGCCGCCTCCTGGAGGCGCCGCCGGGTCCGCGAGGCCCGCTTCTGGGCCCGATCCTGTCGCACTGTGCCCGCTTTTACCTTCATGATGGGACAGTCTAGTCAG
The sequence above is drawn from the Phycisphaerae bacterium genome and encodes:
- a CDS encoding TetR/AcrR family transcriptional regulator is translated as MDAAAIEDITERADLGKGTFYRHFRDKYDLMLSLVENAVDHLLEHVNQVEQQPEDLEEALEHLLVAHSTFFGDNSEEFILLFQGRVLLKLQRESAEELEQPYVRYLEAIENYLSPYVSKRIDPVKVRRLACAVAGFVFGFLSFAMIGLTSEEIETSFKPLRRAFVAGLSTFLGR